From the genome of Clostridium sp. BNL1100, one region includes:
- a CDS encoding aminoglycoside 6-adenylyltransferase: MRTEQEMFDLILDVAKADERIRAVYMNGSLANPNIKKDKYQDYDIVYVVAETESFLIDKNWISVFGEIAMVQEPDSNDFGWGENTDYSRSYCWLMLFKDGNRIDLHIQVKEVMNEEYTTDSLTVPLLDKDNILPQIPPANDKGYWIQKPNKSKYDACCNEFWWCLNNVAKGIVRDQFPYAMRMYNEIVHKELDRMIEWYIGTKTEFSVSVGMWGKYFKKYLPAETYELYTKTYLNYEKLWTAIFAACELFRTVASEVGRHFGYVYNQSDDYNMMKYLTKMKNNES, translated from the coding sequence ACTGGCGAATCCGAATATAAAAAAGGATAAATATCAGGATTATGATATTGTTTATGTTGTAGCTGAAACTGAATCGTTCTTGATAGACAAGAATTGGATTTCGGTTTTCGGAGAAATCGCAATGGTGCAGGAACCTGATTCCAACGATTTTGGGTGGGGAGAAAATACAGACTATAGTCGTTCTTATTGTTGGTTAATGCTTTTCAAAGACGGTAACCGTATTGATTTACATATACAAGTCAAAGAAGTAATGAATGAAGAATACACAACAGACAGTTTAACTGTTCCACTTTTAGATAAGGATAATATTTTACCACAAATACCGCCTGCAAATGATAAAGGCTATTGGATACAAAAACCTAACAAGTCCAAATATGATGCCTGTTGCAATGAATTTTGGTGGTGTCTTAACAATGTTGCAAAGGGTATTGTACGAGACCAATTTCCCTATGCCATGAGAATGTATAATGAAATAGTTCACAAAGAGCTTGATAGAATGATTGAGTGGTATATCGGTACAAAAACAGAATTTTCTGTTTCAGTTGGAATGTGGGGAAAATATTTTAAAAAGTATCTTCCAGCAGAGACTTACGAGTTATATACAAAAACCTATTTAAATTACGAAAAGCTCTGGACGGCAATTTTTGCAGCTTGTGAACTTTTTCGTACTGTTGCTTCTGAGGTAGGCAGACACTTCGGGTATGTATATAACCAAAGCGACGATTACAATATGATGAAATATTTGACTAAAATGAAAAATAACGAAAGTTAA
- a CDS encoding YkvA family protein, with protein MKIRERAKQLKKDIPAVFLALNKKETPWLARILGIITIGYALSPIDLIPDFIPILGYLDDVIILPLLVAATVKAIPRELIEQCRLESEQLWKDGKPKRWYFAIPIILIWVIIVALIIKALL; from the coding sequence ATGAAAATTAGAGAGAGAGCAAAGCAACTAAAAAAAGATATTCCAGCAGTTTTTTTGGCATTGAATAAAAAAGAAACACCCTGGTTAGCAAGGATTTTAGGAATTATAACAATAGGATATGCTTTGTCTCCAATTGACCTAATTCCTGATTTCATTCCTATTCTTGGATATCTTGATGATGTAATAATATTACCGTTACTGGTAGCAGCAACGGTAAAGGCTATACCAAGAGAGTTAATTGAACAATGCCGGCTTGAATCAGAGCAGTTATGGAAAGATGGTAAACCTAAAAGATGGTATTTTGCAATACCAATAATACTAATATGGGTTATAATTGTTGCTTTAATTATAAAAGCATTATTATAA